One genomic window of Roseobacter ponti includes the following:
- a CDS encoding xanthine dehydrogenase family protein molybdopterin-binding subunit, which yields MDKFGKSQPVKRVEDVRFLTGQGRYMDDIAPKGALRGVVFRAPVAHGVITGLDVSAAREAGGVRAVYTVDDLDAAGLNINMNATVVKNRDGTDGAAPARPILAKDRMRFVGEPVAFVVADSMEAARDAAELIELEYDDLDVKTDVGPGGPLVHPEAPENRAFDWGMGDEAATEAAFAKAARRVSLEVGDNRIICNAMEPRGCLAEWDGNRLHVALGAQGVWAHKAQIAQALNLDPEAVHVTIPDVGGGFGMKAFAYPEYFLCAHATRELGKPVAWMSDRTEAMLSDNGGRDLTSLAEFAFDDNNKITAYRVRTKCNLGAYNSQFGQPIQTQLFSRVLMGCYDVQTTWLQVEGYYTNTVQVDAYRGAGRPEAIYVLERLMDRAARELGVDPFELRRINFIKPDQFPYDTSTGETYDVGDFARVMARGAAEADVQGFAARRDRDAKTGLMRGIGICYYIESILGDPSEGARVAFNEDGTVTIFVGTQSTGQGHETVYAGFLADQTGIPAHLIEVVQGDSDRIAKGGGTGGSRSVTVQNNATLAAVDVMTEAFTAFLADEMGVPASEISFDDERFRAEGSNLTPTMLEVAEMARDGGRDDLLSHEARAKLPARSFPNGCHISEVVIDPETGVTTVDRYCVVDDFGNLINPMLAEGQVHGGVVQGIGQAITEQVVYDTEGQLLTASFMDYALPRAGDIPHISFTSEPVPSTANIMGMKGCGEAGTVGALAAVANAVQDALWERGVRQADMPFTPHNVWELIRSEDIAAQ from the coding sequence ATGGACAAATTCGGCAAATCGCAGCCTGTCAAACGGGTTGAAGACGTCCGGTTTCTGACCGGTCAGGGCCGTTATATGGATGATATCGCCCCGAAAGGCGCACTGAGGGGGGTCGTGTTCCGCGCGCCGGTTGCGCACGGTGTGATCACCGGGCTTGATGTGAGTGCCGCGCGTGAGGCGGGGGGAGTTCGGGCAGTTTATACGGTGGACGATCTGGATGCCGCGGGGCTCAATATCAACATGAACGCCACTGTCGTGAAAAACCGCGATGGTACAGACGGTGCGGCCCCCGCGCGCCCGATCCTTGCCAAAGACCGGATGCGCTTTGTCGGAGAGCCTGTGGCTTTTGTGGTCGCGGATAGCATGGAGGCCGCGCGGGATGCGGCAGAACTCATCGAGCTTGAGTATGACGATCTGGACGTCAAAACTGATGTCGGTCCCGGCGGGCCGCTGGTGCACCCGGAGGCGCCGGAAAACCGCGCCTTTGACTGGGGGATGGGTGATGAGGCGGCCACCGAGGCCGCTTTTGCCAAAGCGGCCCGGCGTGTGTCGCTGGAGGTGGGCGACAACCGCATCATCTGCAACGCGATGGAGCCGCGCGGCTGTCTGGCGGAATGGGACGGCAACCGCCTGCATGTGGCGCTTGGAGCGCAGGGTGTCTGGGCGCATAAGGCACAGATCGCCCAGGCCCTTAACCTCGATCCGGAAGCGGTGCATGTGACCATTCCGGACGTGGGCGGCGGGTTCGGCATGAAGGCCTTTGCCTATCCGGAGTATTTTCTATGCGCCCATGCCACGCGGGAACTCGGTAAGCCGGTCGCCTGGATGTCGGACCGCACCGAGGCGATGCTGAGCGATAACGGCGGGCGCGATCTGACATCGCTGGCGGAGTTTGCTTTTGACGACAACAACAAAATCACCGCCTATCGGGTGCGCACCAAATGCAATCTGGGGGCCTATAATTCGCAGTTCGGCCAGCCCATCCAGACGCAGCTTTTCAGCCGGGTGCTGATGGGATGCTATGATGTGCAGACCACCTGGCTGCAGGTTGAGGGCTATTACACCAACACGGTACAGGTCGATGCCTATCGCGGGGCGGGGCGGCCCGAGGCGATCTATGTGCTGGAGCGGCTGATGGACCGCGCGGCGCGCGAGCTTGGCGTGGACCCGTTTGAGCTGCGCCGGATCAATTTTATCAAACCGGACCAGTTCCCCTATGACACTTCCACCGGCGAGACCTATGACGTGGGCGATTTCGCCCGGGTGATGGCGCGCGGGGCGGCAGAGGCGGATGTTCAGGGCTTTGCCGCGCGGCGTGACAGAGACGCAAAGACGGGACTGATGCGCGGGATCGGCATCTGTTACTATATTGAAAGTATTCTGGGCGATCCTTCGGAAGGCGCGCGTGTTGCGTTCAATGAGGATGGTACGGTGACGATCTTTGTCGGCACACAGAGCACAGGTCAGGGCCATGAGACGGTCTATGCCGGTTTCCTGGCCGATCAGACGGGTATCCCCGCGCATCTCATTGAAGTTGTGCAGGGTGACAGCGACCGGATTGCCAAAGGCGGCGGTACCGGCGGGTCGCGGTCTGTAACAGTTCAGAACAATGCGACACTGGCCGCAGTGGATGTGATGACGGAGGCCTTTACCGCCTTTCTCGCCGATGAGATGGGCGTTCCGGCCTCTGAGATCAGCTTTGATGACGAGCGTTTCCGGGCGGAGGGGTCGAACCTGACGCCGACAATGCTGGAGGTCGCTGAGATGGCGCGCGATGGCGGGCGCGACGATCTGCTGAGCCATGAGGCGCGCGCGAAACTGCCCGCGCGCAGCTTTCCCAACGGATGCCATATTTCTGAAGTAGTGATTGACCCCGAAACCGGAGTGACCACTGTGGACCGCTATTGCGTCGTTGACGATTTTGGCAACCTTATCAACCCGATGCTGGCCGAAGGTCAGGTGCATGGCGGGGTCGTTCAGGGCATTGGTCAGGCGATCACCGAGCAGGTTGTCTATGATACCGAGGGACAACTGCTCACGGCATCGTTTATGGATTACGCCTTGCCGCGGGCGGGCGACATTCCCCATATAAGTTTCACGTCCGAGCCGGTACCTTCGACCGCCAATATCATGGGGATGAAGGGGTGCGGCGAGGCCGGCACCGTCGGTGCGCTGGCGGCCGTCGCGAATGCGGTACAGGATGCACTCTGGGAGCGGGGCGTGCGGCAGGCCGACATGCCCTTTACCCCGCATAACGTCTGGGAGCTGATCAGAAGTGAGGACATCGCAGCGCAATAA